A stretch of the Oenococcus sp. UCMA 16435 genome encodes the following:
- the adhE gene encoding bifunctional acetaldehyde-CoA/alcohol dehydrogenase yields the protein MAVETKKITKKPLASEELENEKDTAKKYIGELVDKSRQALLEFSLYSQTQVDKIVAAMALAGSEHSLELAHFARNETGRGVVEDKDTKNRFASESVYNTIKSDKTVGVINEDPVTGKVQLAAPLGILAGIVPTTNPTSTTIFKSLLTAKTRNTIIFAFHPQAQKSSVAAAKIVYQAARKAGAPENFIQWIETPSLENTTALMRNPEIASILATGGPSMVHAALTSGNPSMGVGAGNGAVFVDHTARVRRAVEDLLLSKRFDNGMICATENSAVVEASVYDEFMKLMQEKGAYLVPKNDYKKIADFVFNEKHGVNGPVAGMSGRWIAEHAKINLPEGKDVLLFELDKNDIGEKLSSEKLSPLLSVYKVADRKEAIKVVQRLLNYQGAGHNAAIQIGAQNDPFVKEYADAVSVSRILVNQPDSIGGVGDIYTDALRPSMTLGTGSWGKNSLSHNLSTYDLLNIKTVARRRNRPQWVRLPKEIYYEKNAITFLQELPNVDRAFIITDNSLVKYGFVDRILEQFELRNDQVKTSIYSSVQPDPYLSQAVETAKQMQEFQPDTVIALGGGSPLDVAKISRFLYEYSQEPGHAGFLDNVDDIKELFKGLQQKFMDIRKRIVKFEHQNLTQLVAIPTTSGTGSEVTPFSVITDDETHVKYPLADYELTPQVAIVDPELVMTVPKRTLAWSGLDALSHSLESYVSVMSSEFTRPWALQAIKLIFENIVDSYNYDSKNPTNRGAEAREKMHYAATLAGMSFGNAFLGMNHSLAHKTGGEFGLPHGLAISIAMPHVIRFNAVTGNVKRTPFPRYEVYTAQKDYADIARHLGLAGKSDAELVEKLITKIKELTDALNVNITLSGNGVDKKSFYQSLDQLVDLVYDDQCTPGNPRQPSLAEIRQLLIDQF from the coding sequence TACAAAAAATCGTTTTGCGTCGGAGTCTGTTTACAATACAATTAAAAGTGATAAAACGGTCGGTGTGATCAACGAGGACCCAGTTACTGGGAAAGTTCAGTTAGCCGCACCGCTTGGAATTTTAGCTGGGATTGTTCCGACAACAAACCCAACGTCTACAACGATTTTTAAATCATTGTTAACTGCTAAGACACGTAATACGATTATTTTTGCTTTTCACCCACAAGCGCAGAAATCATCTGTTGCTGCTGCAAAAATTGTTTATCAAGCCGCTAGAAAAGCGGGCGCACCGGAAAATTTTATTCAGTGGATTGAAACGCCTTCATTGGAAAATACCACAGCTTTAATGCGAAATCCTGAAATCGCTTCAATTTTGGCTACTGGCGGCCCTTCGATGGTCCATGCCGCATTGACATCAGGAAACCCTTCAATGGGTGTTGGAGCGGGAAATGGCGCTGTCTTTGTCGATCATACAGCTCGTGTCCGCCGAGCAGTTGAAGATTTGTTATTATCAAAGCGTTTTGATAATGGAATGATTTGTGCCACGGAGAATTCTGCAGTTGTCGAAGCTTCAGTTTATGACGAATTTATGAAATTAATGCAGGAAAAGGGCGCTTATCTCGTCCCAAAAAACGATTACAAAAAAATTGCTGATTTTGTTTTTAATGAAAAACACGGTGTTAATGGTCCGGTTGCCGGGATGAGTGGTCGGTGGATTGCTGAGCATGCCAAAATTAATCTACCCGAAGGTAAGGATGTACTCCTGTTTGAACTCGACAAAAATGATATTGGCGAAAAGCTTTCCTCTGAAAAACTCAGTCCTCTGCTTTCTGTTTATAAAGTTGCTGATCGTAAGGAGGCAATTAAAGTTGTTCAAAGGCTTTTGAATTATCAGGGTGCTGGTCATAATGCCGCTATTCAGATTGGGGCTCAAAATGATCCATTTGTCAAAGAATATGCTGATGCGGTTTCTGTTTCACGAATTCTTGTCAATCAGCCTGACTCAATTGGTGGAGTAGGTGATATTTATACGGATGCTTTGCGGCCAAGTATGACGCTCGGTACAGGATCATGGGGGAAGAATTCATTGTCACATAACTTATCTACTTACGATTTGCTAAATATTAAAACGGTTGCTCGTCGTCGCAATCGTCCACAGTGGGTTCGCCTTCCAAAAGAAATTTATTACGAGAAAAACGCGATTACTTTCCTTCAGGAATTACCAAATGTTGATCGTGCTTTCATTATTACCGATAATTCATTAGTAAAGTATGGTTTCGTTGATCGTATTTTAGAACAATTTGAATTGCGTAATGATCAAGTGAAGACCAGTATATATAGTTCTGTTCAGCCTGATCCTTATTTGAGTCAAGCGGTTGAAACTGCTAAACAAATGCAGGAATTTCAGCCTGATACGGTCATTGCTTTGGGTGGTGGATCTCCCTTGGATGTTGCCAAAATATCGCGATTCCTATATGAATATTCGCAAGAACCTGGTCATGCTGGATTTTTGGACAATGTTGATGATATAAAAGAATTGTTCAAGGGACTGCAACAGAAATTCATGGATATTCGTAAACGAATCGTTAAGTTTGAACATCAGAATCTTACTCAACTGGTTGCTATTCCAACGACTTCCGGAACCGGTTCGGAAGTTACGCCATTTTCAGTTATCACAGACGATGAAACTCATGTTAAATATCCTTTGGCTGATTATGAATTAACGCCACAAGTTGCAATCGTTGATCCTGAATTGGTCATGACTGTACCAAAGCGGACACTGGCTTGGTCTGGGTTGGATGCATTATCGCATTCGCTTGAATCTTATGTATCGGTTATGAGCTCTGAATTCACGCGTCCTTGGGCTTTACAGGCAATCAAACTAATTTTTGAGAACATTGTCGATTCATACAATTACGATTCAAAGAATCCGACTAATCGTGGTGCCGAAGCTCGTGAAAAAATGCATTATGCAGCAACTTTGGCCGGCATGTCGTTTGGTAACGCCTTCTTGGGTATGAATCATTCACTGGCCCACAAAACTGGTGGCGAGTTTGGCCTTCCCCATGGTTTGGCAATTAGTATTGCAATGCCGCATGTAATTCGGTTTAATGCGGTTACCGGAAACGTTAAACGTACTCCTTTTCCTCGCTATGAAGTTTATACAGCACAAAAGGATTATGCCGATATTGCTCGTCATCTCGGCCTGGCTGGCAAGAGCGATGCTGAATTAGTTGAAAAACTTATTACTAAGATTAAGGAACTAACCGATGCACTTAATGTCAATATCACTTTGAGTGGCAACGGCGTTGACAAAAAAAGTTTTTATCAGTCGCTAGATCAATTAGTTGATCTTGTTTATGATGACCAGTGCACACCTGGAAATCCACGCCAACCGAGTTTGGCCGAAATTAGACAATTATTAATTGACCAATTTTAA
- a CDS encoding glucosaminidase, translated as MQKKSKRTRTRRKNTRSKNQKSKKLRRIIIILIVLFLLIIFGTNFYNKMQEKELQEEYSAIDSQDKSYRVVVIKTGSSVQDMAKDLKKAGLVRTELDFSKYALDKGGSGLQAGTYYLQRSQSIPQIYSRLVKGPNTDVYRQLFIKKRVKYAKELQKKYNVLASIDIAQTILESDWGTSTLASKYNNYYGIKAQGNQKSIQLDTKEYVNGKWVTEKDKFAVYSSWLASMLAHAKFIAEGTDANSTQFKDVLSAGDYTEAAKALVTDGYATDPDYANKLISLIKTYKLNQYDN; from the coding sequence ATGCAAAAAAAATCAAAAAGAACACGTACGAGAAGAAAAAATACAAGAAGTAAAAATCAAAAAAGCAAAAAACTCAGAAGAATCATTATTATATTAATCGTTTTGTTTCTGCTTATTATTTTTGGAACAAATTTTTATAATAAGATGCAGGAAAAGGAACTGCAGGAAGAATATTCTGCAATTGATTCACAGGATAAGAGTTATCGAGTCGTTGTAATTAAAACTGGGTCATCAGTTCAAGATATGGCTAAGGATTTAAAAAAAGCAGGTTTGGTGAGAACTGAACTTGATTTTTCTAAATACGCGTTAGACAAGGGCGGCAGTGGATTACAGGCCGGTACTTATTATCTGCAAAGATCTCAATCAATACCACAAATATATTCTCGCTTAGTCAAGGGTCCGAATACCGATGTTTATCGTCAGCTTTTTATTAAAAAACGTGTTAAATATGCTAAAGAATTACAAAAGAAATATAATGTTTTGGCTTCAATCGACATTGCTCAAACAATTTTGGAATCCGATTGGGGTACAAGTACTTTAGCTTCGAAATATAATAATTACTACGGAATTAAAGCTCAGGGAAACCAAAAAAGTATTCAATTAGATACCAAGGAATATGTTAATGGAAAGTGGGTAACTGAAAAAGACAAGTTTGCTGTTTACAGCAGTTGGCTTGCCAGCATGCTGGCCCACGCCAAATTTATTGCTGAAGGCACCGATGCAAATTCAACTCAATTTAAAGATGTCCTCTCTGCCGGAGATTATACAGAGGCTGCTAAAGCATTGGTTACAGATGGCTATGCAACCGATCCGGATTACGCGAATAAACTTATTTCATTAATTAAAACGTATAAGTTAAATCAATATGATAATTAA
- the greA gene encoding transcription elongation factor GreA, whose translation MAEEKTYPMTAEGLAKLQAELDDLITNKRPAITSRIQEARSFGDLSENSEYQSAKDEQAFVEGRVKQLQQMIQFSQVIDASNASRNVVTLGKTISFKEIPDGDEETYTIVGSAESDPLSGKISNDSPMGKALLDHKTGDKVEIPLPGNNSVTVEILHVSKAK comes from the coding sequence ATGGCAGAAGAAAAAACATATCCAATGACTGCTGAAGGTCTTGCTAAACTTCAAGCAGAACTTGACGATCTTATTACAAATAAGCGTCCAGCAATTACAAGTAGAATACAAGAAGCGCGTTCGTTTGGAGATCTATCTGAAAATTCGGAATATCAATCAGCTAAAGACGAACAGGCATTTGTTGAAGGAAGAGTAAAACAACTTCAACAAATGATCCAATTTTCTCAAGTTATTGATGCATCTAACGCTTCAAGAAACGTTGTAACACTCGGAAAAACAATTTCCTTTAAAGAAATTCCGGATGGAGACGAAGAAACCTACACAATCGTTGGCTCAGCCGAATCCGATCCTCTATCAGGAAAAATATCAAATGACTCGCCAATGGGGAAAGCACTTTTAGACCATAAAACCGGTGATAAAGTCGAGATTCCACTTCCTGGAAATAATTCGGTGACTGTTGAAATACTTCATGTAAGTAAAGCTAAATAA
- a CDS encoding YfhO family protein: protein MLEKIRKIILNHYFLSFALPAIIMLFYFYYRKMAPFGNSSILTVDLGQQYVDMFSGMRETILHQPNQLFYSFAKNFGGEMFSEWSYYLFSPLNLFLLFFNQANLPSGILLLTVLRFGLAGLSMQYLLVKKNFAGKEMGLLISSSYALSGWFIANQVNLLWQDQIILLPLIIYAAITLINEQKYLPFILIFAFSIIDNFYIAYMIGIFLPMFAIWQINRYYSKFLNQSLIFIRFLASMLLSVLISSVVLIPTAFQLLQGKGQDTIASIDWGFIQKPYLTILKLIPGSFNFSQMKTGLANIFVPFIIIIGLITYFSIKQEKLSTKIISGLIVALYSLSFVWQPLNILFHMMQYPVWYPYRYSFIFSFFILLLATIGLEKSKHANFTSFVLSLLLIAAISSVAVFFNKQVNFVNYQQVRLFIFLSVSALLVYLVRSYMKPDIWAYFLLLIGLTSSALNAYISTNNFGYLTNSEYQRTVKALRQSTSNLSKKGFYRVGQTFSRTRGDAFATGYNGGMHFSSTVDKTTPELFGAFGQVANDYYTSYSYGTVLTDAIFDMKYFISPVYGGSDVAGSPKAMADSYRPDLTNYKLLQSRNQVMTIKNKNALPIIFPTSSKVLKSKIIPENPILTSNSLWEGLTGTKSLVKTNVAFSYSTENLRNLISLNGQTAQKIDSNEDGVINISFKPKTNGSYYLTLPVSFANNDTWITVNGETIPQYSNRQDVVALNVANHDKNLQITIGIHLNYSELFLNDLELYSINDSKLAKSANKIQKTGIKNLKFNQTSFTGYVDVKKNQKILMTTIPVAPGWKIKIDGKNTPVKTIDNYFIGAKIKQGKHKVQIYYQEPYLGIASAITLISLLLVLLIKINKRKKVFKYLKNKKKTIRNKPPKYSA from the coding sequence ATGCTTGAAAAAATTCGAAAAATTATTTTAAATCATTACTTTTTAAGTTTTGCCTTGCCAGCAATAATAATGCTCTTTTACTTTTATTATCGAAAAATGGCTCCATTCGGCAATAGTTCGATTCTAACAGTTGACCTGGGCCAGCAATATGTGGATATGTTTTCCGGCATGCGTGAAACAATTTTGCACCAGCCGAATCAACTTTTTTATAGCTTTGCCAAAAATTTTGGCGGTGAAATGTTTTCAGAATGGTCATATTACCTTTTCAGTCCATTAAATTTATTTTTGCTTTTCTTCAATCAGGCTAATCTTCCGAGTGGCATTTTGCTTCTGACAGTTCTGCGTTTTGGGCTTGCCGGACTTTCTATGCAATATTTGCTTGTAAAAAAGAATTTTGCCGGCAAAGAAATGGGATTGCTTATATCCAGTTCTTACGCTCTATCAGGCTGGTTTATCGCCAACCAGGTAAACCTGCTCTGGCAGGATCAAATCATCCTGCTGCCGCTAATTATCTATGCCGCAATAACTTTAATTAACGAGCAAAAGTACCTGCCCTTTATTCTAATCTTTGCTTTTTCAATTATTGATAATTTTTACATCGCATATATGATTGGTATCTTTTTGCCAATGTTTGCTATTTGGCAGATTAACCGATATTACTCAAAATTTCTAAACCAATCGTTAATCTTTATTCGATTTTTAGCATCAATGCTGCTTTCGGTTTTAATTTCATCGGTTGTTTTAATTCCGACTGCTTTTCAGCTTCTGCAAGGAAAAGGCCAAGACACAATTGCAAGCATAGATTGGGGATTCATTCAAAAACCCTATCTGACAATTTTGAAATTAATTCCCGGATCATTTAACTTTAGCCAGATGAAAACGGGACTCGCAAACATTTTTGTGCCTTTTATCATTATTATCGGTTTAATTACTTACTTTTCGATCAAACAAGAAAAATTATCAACAAAAATTATCAGTGGACTAATTGTTGCTCTATATAGTTTGAGTTTTGTTTGGCAACCCTTAAATATTTTATTCCACATGATGCAGTATCCGGTTTGGTACCCATACCGCTATAGTTTTATTTTTAGCTTTTTTATTCTCCTTTTGGCAACGATCGGGCTTGAGAAGAGTAAACATGCAAATTTCACCAGTTTTGTCTTAAGCCTGCTTTTAATAGCCGCTATTAGCAGTGTCGCAGTTTTTTTCAATAAGCAGGTAAATTTTGTAAATTATCAACAGGTTCGTCTGTTTATTTTTCTTTCCGTTTCAGCCCTTCTAGTTTATCTTGTTCGTAGTTATATGAAACCTGATATTTGGGCGTATTTTCTTTTGCTGATCGGTTTGACAAGTTCGGCTTTGAATGCATATATTTCGACAAACAACTTTGGTTATTTGACAAATAGCGAATATCAAAGGACCGTGAAGGCACTACGACAATCAACGAGTAATTTATCAAAAAAAGGTTTTTATCGAGTTGGTCAGACATTTTCCAGAACCCGGGGAGATGCTTTTGCTACCGGATACAACGGGGGTATGCATTTTTCCTCAACCGTTGATAAAACCACACCAGAATTATTTGGTGCCTTTGGACAAGTGGCTAACGATTACTATACTTCCTACTCTTATGGAACGGTTTTGACAGACGCAATTTTTGATATGAAATATTTTATTTCACCTGTCTATGGTGGATCCGATGTAGCTGGTTCTCCTAAAGCAATGGCAGACTCCTATCGTCCGGACCTTACCAATTACAAGCTTTTGCAAAGCAGAAATCAAGTAATGACAATCAAAAACAAGAATGCCCTGCCGATAATTTTCCCAACTTCCAGCAAAGTGTTAAAAAGTAAAATCATTCCGGAAAATCCAATTCTTACTTCAAATTCGCTTTGGGAAGGATTGACCGGCACAAAGAGTTTGGTTAAAACTAACGTAGCTTTCAGTTACAGCACGGAAAATCTAAGAAATCTAATTAGTCTTAATGGCCAAACAGCTCAAAAAATTGATTCAAATGAAGATGGAGTAATCAACATTAGTTTCAAACCAAAAACAAATGGCTCTTATTATTTAACCCTTCCAGTCTCGTTTGCAAATAACGATACTTGGATTACCGTTAACGGAGAAACGATTCCACAATATTCAAACCGTCAAGATGTTGTCGCTTTAAACGTAGCTAATCACGATAAGAATCTTCAAATAACAATTGGAATTCATTTAAATTATTCAGAACTTTTCCTAAACGACTTGGAGCTGTATTCGATTAACGATTCAAAACTTGCCAAATCAGCCAATAAAATCCAAAAAACCGGAATCAAAAACTTAAAATTTAATCAGACTAGTTTTACAGGTTATGTAGATGTTAAAAAGAACCAAAAAATTCTGATGACGACAATTCCAGTTGCACCAGGTTGGAAAATTAAAATCGATGGAAAAAATACCCCTGTAAAAACAATCGACAATTATTTTATTGGTGCAAAAATAAAACAAGGTAAACACAAAGTTCAAATATATTATCAGGAGCCTTATTTAGGAATTGCTTCAGCAATAACATTGATAAGCCTGCTGTTAGTATTGTTAATTAAAATAAACAAAAGAAAAAAAGTTTTTAAGTATCTCAAAAATAAGAAAAAAACAATAAGAAATAAACCGCCTAAATATAGTGCTTGA
- a CDS encoding penicillin-binding protein 2 yields MIKKPKLENFNKKDSHPDKSNNSTIPVRLNILLGLSGFLLLLLIIKLGMLTIVSGKSYLAIVNQTEATVETTEAPRGIIYDSTGKVLAGNKSIPSISFERLPSISSTGIYKSATRLSKYLTIDTSSLTETQEIDYFLASSKHSKQIASKLKLSGVAVGKLTSTGLYDREIKYLKKNKLKLSSSEKVAAVVYNKMTQTTSLSTTILKSTGVTTKEISEIGERLSEFPGIRINQGWIRDYPQGSSAKSLLGSLSGSSSGLPASDLNTYLAEGYSRTDSVGISGIEKEYEQTLRGISKKTQITTNSQNKIVSSKVTQSGTAGKNLQLTINAKFQSDVSAALKKYMGSDLTTGGYAAVMNPKTGGVYAMAGWDRNVKTGELTQNDLAAIQDPIVMGSAVKPAMVSMALQAGVITPTSSTQDDQIIKLAGTAEKHSDFNPTGVKIPLTAEQALEDSSNTYMIQLALKMNGTPYVSGMSLNVSSNIWQKMRNGFGEFGLGSRTGIDLPGETAGYKGSITGSLASSFIDEAFGQYDTYSVIQMARFASTIANGGYLVEPKVVASVLKSGKNGVRSSVASEVSPTIQGYVKMSSAQWNVIKTGMWDVANGTSEYNTGGTLIHDLSPKVAAKTGTAESFVDGQETQNDTLIMYSPYAPYAIAIAYVGDKVDSFGAVEKAAAAIYDAFWKDVMPKPND; encoded by the coding sequence GTGATAAAAAAACCAAAATTAGAAAATTTCAATAAAAAAGATTCTCACCCGGATAAAAGTAATAACTCGACTATTCCTGTCCGTTTAAACATTTTGCTTGGTTTAAGCGGCTTTTTGCTGTTACTTTTGATTATAAAATTAGGGATGCTGACAATCGTTTCAGGAAAGAGTTACTTGGCAATTGTTAATCAGACTGAAGCGACTGTTGAAACGACAGAAGCCCCCCGGGGAATTATTTATGATTCCACCGGGAAGGTATTGGCGGGGAATAAGTCGATTCCTTCGATTAGTTTTGAACGTTTGCCGTCAATTTCGAGTACGGGTATTTATAAAAGCGCAACACGTCTTTCAAAGTATTTAACGATTGATACCAGTTCTTTAACCGAAACACAGGAAATTGATTATTTTTTGGCTAGCTCCAAACACAGCAAACAAATTGCTAGTAAATTAAAACTTTCCGGTGTCGCTGTCGGTAAATTAACCAGTACAGGTTTGTATGATCGCGAAATCAAGTATTTGAAAAAAAATAAATTGAAATTAAGTAGTTCGGAAAAAGTTGCCGCAGTCGTTTACAACAAAATGACTCAAACGACAAGTTTGTCCACTACTATTCTTAAGTCAACCGGTGTAACCACTAAGGAAATTTCTGAAATCGGCGAACGTCTAAGCGAGTTTCCTGGAATCAGAATTAATCAAGGTTGGATTAGAGACTATCCACAAGGAAGCAGTGCTAAATCCCTGCTTGGATCACTATCGGGCTCGTCAAGTGGACTTCCGGCAAGCGATTTGAATACTTATCTTGCAGAAGGATATTCGAGGACAGACAGTGTCGGCATTTCCGGAATTGAAAAAGAGTATGAACAGACCCTTCGTGGAATTAGCAAAAAAACTCAGATTACAACTAATTCACAAAATAAAATCGTTAGCAGCAAAGTGACTCAATCTGGTACGGCTGGAAAAAATCTGCAGTTAACGATTAACGCAAAATTTCAAAGTGATGTTTCTGCGGCACTTAAGAAATATATGGGAAGTGATTTGACGACCGGTGGCTATGCCGCTGTTATGAATCCGAAAACCGGCGGGGTTTATGCAATGGCCGGTTGGGATCGGAACGTTAAGACTGGTGAGCTGACCCAAAATGATCTGGCAGCAATTCAGGATCCGATTGTTATGGGTTCTGCTGTCAAACCGGCGATGGTGTCGATGGCTTTGCAGGCTGGTGTCATTACTCCGACCAGTTCCACTCAGGATGATCAGATCATCAAGCTGGCCGGTACAGCCGAGAAACACTCCGACTTTAATCCGACTGGCGTTAAAATTCCTCTGACTGCCGAACAAGCCCTCGAAGATTCTTCCAATACTTATATGATCCAGCTGGCTTTAAAAATGAACGGCACGCCATATGTATCGGGAATGAGCCTTAATGTTAGTTCGAATATATGGCAAAAAATGCGTAATGGATTTGGTGAATTCGGTCTTGGAAGCAGAACGGGGATTGATCTTCCTGGCGAAACAGCTGGTTATAAAGGCTCGATTACCGGTTCCTTGGCTAGTTCGTTTATTGATGAAGCTTTTGGTCAGTATGATACCTATTCGGTTATTCAAATGGCTCGTTTTGCAAGTACTATAGCGAATGGAGGCTATTTAGTAGAGCCGAAAGTCGTTGCTTCTGTTTTAAAGTCAGGCAAAAATGGTGTTAGATCATCTGTTGCTAGCGAAGTCAGTCCAACAATTCAAGGATATGTCAAAATGTCCAGTGCGCAATGGAATGTTATTAAAACCGGAATGTGGGATGTTGCCAATGGTACTAGCGAATACAATACCGGTGGTACTCTAATTCATGATCTAAGTCCTAAAGTTGCTGCGAAAACCGGAACTGCTGAATCTTTTGTTGATGGTCAAGAAACTCAGAACGATACCTTGATTATGTATTCCCCATATGCTCCATATGCAATTGCTATTGCTTATGTTGGAGATAAAGTAGATAGTTTTGGAGCCGTTGAAAAAGCTGCAGCGGCTATATACGATGCTTTCTGGAAAGATGTAATGCCAAAACCTAATGACTAA
- a CDS encoding ADP-ribosylglycohydrolase, whose amino-acid sequence MYGIAIGDALGNLSKRNTKWALRENNDLYNADFEFLWTPTTGLTFAIVRAISLGYSRSNVMHNFAEWWRNGQFSMTDTIQTDRFETEIQSIINFELTRDLDSIGSTDPVGNDENVLIRVMPIAFYETSRIGSAFINDEKSMGRIHDMVSLTHNYPSAMMSSGMVSFLISQILGRESLHHALENSIAITYEYYSRRSIFQPDLISFAPMNMPDMSDLKADQLTQDGKSIHTLENVYWVLFSTDNLNDALKLTIKSFSKQRQTILAFIYGIYGLIDRGNLDERLIEQIDKKAETNSILRLANRSNRFHAET is encoded by the coding sequence TTGTATGGAATCGCTATTGGAGATGCACTTGGTAATTTAAGCAAGCGCAATACAAAGTGGGCTTTAAGAGAAAACAATGATCTTTATAACGCTGATTTTGAATTTCTTTGGACACCAACAACCGGTTTGACTTTTGCTATAGTCCGTGCAATTTCGCTTGGGTATTCGCGATCGAACGTGATGCACAACTTCGCCGAATGGTGGCGAAATGGCCAATTTTCAATGACGGATACGATTCAAACTGATCGTTTTGAAACGGAAATTCAGTCAATTATTAATTTTGAGTTGACACGTGACCTTGATTCAATCGGTTCGACCGATCCTGTTGGAAATGATGAAAATGTTTTAATTAGGGTTATGCCGATTGCGTTTTATGAGACTTCGCGGATTGGTTCGGCTTTTATCAATGATGAAAAATCAATGGGTAGAATTCATGACATGGTTTCCTTAACTCATAATTATCCATCTGCGATGATGTCCTCTGGAATGGTTTCTTTTTTAATATCACAGATTCTTGGAAGGGAATCACTCCATCACGCACTCGAGAATTCGATTGCGATAACTTATGAATATTATTCACGACGTTCGATTTTTCAACCTGACTTAATTAGTTTCGCACCGATGAATATGCCCGATATGTCCGATCTAAAGGCTGATCAATTAACTCAGGATGGGAAATCTATTCATACTCTGGAAAACGTTTATTGGGTTCTTTTTTCGACTGATAATCTAAATGATGCATTGAAGTTGACCATCAAGTCCTTTTCTAAACAAAGGCAAACAATTTTAGCTTTCATTTATGGTATTTATGGATTAATTGATCGTGGCAATCTTGATGAACGCTTAATTGAACAAATTGATAAAAAAGCAGAGACAAATTCAATCTTACGACTTGCTAATCGTTCAAATCGTTTCCATGCTGAGACATAA